A single genomic interval of Deinococcus planocerae harbors:
- a CDS encoding heavy metal translocating P-type ATPase, which yields MTHHHEGHHGHRAGGSVLEVSFRNCHDASEYADLEGNLARVPGVTSIHLDRTRGVAHLGYDPGRVTSEELERRLHTAGYACDCEDERPSTAQPGHPQVGHEHHGGNPVAQGQASHAGHMGAVHDPHAGHHPQTATTHQTDHSAHAEMGHDEHAGHGAEMVQGMLRRFVVSLLLTLPIVLFSPIGESLGFRLAPPLGLDMAWFGLILATPVVWWGGWPFISAAWRALKRGEANMMTLIATGILVSYLYSLWATIFLRTDEVFFEAAAMLTTFSLAGHWLEMRSRFATGRAVEALLRLAPSTARVVWGGQEIEVPLEQVVVGDEILVRPGDRVPVDGEVVSGQSYVDESMITGEPVPVSKKGGDRVTGGTVNQNGAFHFRATAVGADTALSRIVQMVQNAQASKAPAQRLADRAGKSLVFVALGSGLIAFLIWLFLGAGVVFALTAAVSTVVIACPDALALATPTAITVGVGKGAREGVLFKNATALEATAGVDTVIFDKTGTLTEGKPALTDLVPAPGGDELELLRLAASADQPSQHPLAEAIVRGAQERGVALSPAQDFDSIPGRGVQAQVDGRWVLIGNRRLMEQKGVLLGSSEAGVERLAGDGKTAMYVAADGRLLGVVAVADRIRPSAKVAVTELHRLGVQTVMLTGDNRRTAEAVARQLGMDTVIADVLPEQKAAQVQELQGQGRKVAMVGDGVNDAPALAQAEVGVAIGAGTDVAVETADVVLVKSDPASVATGIALARQVQGKITQNLFWAAIYNLLAIPFAAGVLYPAYGVLLRPEWAALLMSASTVIVTVNALLLNRLRFERAAASAPRPLPAT from the coding sequence ATGACACACCACCACGAAGGGCACCACGGGCACCGCGCAGGCGGGAGCGTCCTGGAGGTCTCGTTCAGGAATTGCCACGACGCCAGCGAGTACGCCGACCTGGAGGGGAATCTGGCTCGGGTGCCGGGCGTCACCAGCATCCACCTTGACCGCACCCGGGGAGTCGCGCACCTGGGGTACGACCCCGGGAGAGTGACGTCGGAGGAGTTGGAAAGGCGTCTGCACACGGCCGGGTACGCCTGCGACTGCGAAGACGAGCGCCCCTCCACCGCCCAGCCGGGCCACCCCCAGGTCGGTCACGAACACCACGGCGGGAATCCGGTGGCTCAGGGGCAAGCGAGTCACGCTGGACACATGGGCGCTGTCCACGATCCACACGCAGGGCATCACCCCCAAACCGCCACAACTCACCAGACGGATCACAGCGCTCACGCCGAGATGGGCCACGACGAGCACGCGGGCCACGGCGCCGAGATGGTGCAGGGCATGCTGCGGCGCTTCGTGGTATCGCTGCTGCTCACCCTGCCCATCGTGCTGTTCTCGCCCATCGGGGAGAGCCTGGGGTTTCGCCTGGCTCCACCACTTGGCCTGGACATGGCATGGTTCGGGCTGATCCTCGCCACCCCGGTCGTGTGGTGGGGCGGCTGGCCGTTCATCTCCGCCGCCTGGCGGGCCCTGAAGCGCGGCGAGGCGAACATGATGACCCTGATCGCCACCGGCATCCTGGTCTCATACTTGTACTCGCTCTGGGCGACGATCTTCTTGCGGACGGATGAGGTGTTCTTCGAGGCCGCCGCCATGCTCACCACGTTCTCGCTTGCCGGACACTGGCTGGAGATGCGCTCGCGCTTCGCCACGGGCAGGGCGGTGGAGGCCCTGCTGAGGTTGGCGCCTTCCACAGCCCGGGTCGTGTGGGGCGGCCAGGAGATCGAAGTGCCGCTGGAGCAGGTGGTGGTCGGGGACGAGATCTTGGTGCGCCCCGGGGACCGGGTGCCGGTGGACGGCGAGGTGGTGAGCGGTCAGTCCTACGTGGACGAGAGCATGATCACCGGCGAGCCGGTGCCGGTGAGCAAGAAGGGAGGAGACCGGGTGACGGGCGGCACCGTGAACCAGAACGGCGCCTTTCACTTCCGGGCAACGGCGGTGGGGGCAGATACGGCCCTTTCCCGCATCGTACAGATGGTGCAGAACGCGCAGGCGAGCAAGGCCCCGGCCCAGCGCCTCGCGGACCGGGCAGGCAAGTCCCTGGTGTTCGTCGCCCTGGGCAGTGGCTTGATCGCCTTCCTGATCTGGTTGTTCCTGGGGGCTGGGGTCGTGTTCGCGCTGACTGCCGCCGTCTCGACTGTCGTGATCGCTTGCCCAGACGCTCTTGCTCTCGCCACCCCGACGGCGATCACGGTCGGTGTCGGGAAGGGGGCGCGGGAGGGGGTGCTGTTCAAGAACGCGACCGCGCTGGAGGCCACGGCCGGGGTGGACACCGTGATCTTCGACAAGACCGGCACCCTGACCGAGGGCAAGCCCGCCCTCACCGACCTCGTGCCCGCACCGGGCGGAGACGAACTGGAACTGCTGCGCCTGGCCGCCTCTGCCGATCAGCCCTCCCAGCACCCCCTCGCGGAAGCCATCGTGCGAGGGGCACAGGAGCGGGGCGTGGCACTGAGCCCGGCTCAGGACTTCGACTCCATCCCCGGTCGCGGCGTGCAAGCACAGGTGGACGGGCGGTGGGTCCTGATCGGCAACCGCAGGCTGATGGAGCAGAAGGGCGTGCTGCTGGGCAGCAGCGAGGCCGGGGTCGAGCGCCTGGCCGGGGACGGCAAGACGGCGATGTACGTCGCGGCGGACGGGCGACTCTTGGGCGTGGTCGCGGTGGCCGACCGGATCAGACCGTCGGCGAAAGTGGCGGTGACGGAACTGCACCGCCTGGGCGTCCAGACCGTGATGCTCACCGGAGACAACCGCCGCACGGCGGAGGCCGTAGCCCGGCAGCTCGGCATGGACACGGTGATCGCGGACGTGCTGCCCGAGCAGAAGGCGGCCCAGGTCCAGGAGTTACAGGGCCAGGGTCGCAAGGTGGCAATGGTGGGCGACGGGGTGAACGACGCTCCTGCTCTGGCCCAGGCCGAGGTCGGCGTGGCGATTGGGGCGGGGACAGACGTGGCCGTGGAGACCGCCGACGTGGTGCTGGTGAAGAGCGACCCCGCGAGTGTGGCGACTGGCATCGCCCTCGCCCGCCAGGTGCAGGGCAAGATCACGCAGAATCTCTTTTGGGCGGCGATCTATAACCTCCTCGCCATCCCCTTTGCGGCGGGCGTGCTGTATCCGGCTTATGGCGTCCTGCTGCGCCCGGAATGGGCCGCCTTGCTGATGAGTGCGAGCACCGTCATCGTGACCGTGAATGCCCTGCTGCTCAACCGGCTGCGCTTCGAGCGGGCCGCTGCTTCGGCGCCGCGGCCCCTCCCGGCGACCTGA